From the Pseudanabaena sp. FACHB-2040 genome, one window contains:
- the lepB gene encoding signal peptidase I, whose product MVSDPQSPKTKSDGPASSPVLPVDPSPQKSRWRQLWDSQQENLRILVIALVIALLVRVFVAEPRFIPSNSMEPTLHIGDRLIVEKVSYRLHSPQRGDIVVFNPPPQLTALGYDFRQAFIKRVIGSPGQTIRVSQGQVIVNGQALDESYTLEAPQYEMLPVTVPEGYVFVMGDNRNDSNDSHVWGVLPQDNIIGRATFRFWPVDRFGEVG is encoded by the coding sequence ATGGTTTCTGATCCCCAGTCTCCCAAGACTAAATCCGATGGGCCTGCGTCCTCTCCGGTACTCCCTGTAGACCCATCCCCTCAAAAGTCTCGCTGGCGACAGCTATGGGACAGCCAACAGGAAAATCTTCGAATTTTAGTCATCGCGCTGGTGATTGCGCTGCTGGTGAGGGTTTTTGTTGCAGAACCTCGTTTTATCCCGTCTAACTCAATGGAGCCAACGCTGCACATTGGTGATCGCCTGATTGTGGAAAAAGTGTCTTATCGGCTGCACTCACCGCAGCGGGGCGATATCGTGGTTTTTAATCCACCTCCTCAGCTAACGGCTCTCGGATATGATTTCCGGCAAGCTTTCATCAAGCGAGTGATCGGATCTCCAGGCCAGACAATTAGGGTGAGCCAAGGGCAAGTCATAGTCAATGGTCAGGCCCTTGACGAAAGCTACACGCTAGAAGCGCCCCAGTACGAAATGCTGCCTGTTACCGTACCGGAAGGCTATGTCTTCGTCATGGGAGACAACCGCAACGATAGTAACGACTCCCATGTTTGGGGCGTTTTACCCCAAGACAACATTATTGGCCGGGCCACCTTCCGGTTTTGGCCTGTAGATCGCTTTGGGGAAGTAGGGTGA
- a CDS encoding translocation/assembly module TamB domain-containing protein: MTNPQQSEPERPTRRRRRRLIKVGLTLGSVLVLTGAGAVWWGWIFLNERFSPWASAELSKALKRPVNVGEIEGLTFSGIRIGPSSIPPIPTETDSLALESVEVRFNLLDLLRRELNLDVVLENAEGYFEQNAELEWIDVDFETLQPERDREPIIEVKPGTIGLRDSRLTLTPYSEPDLPRVTVRLQNVQADVDFIAPEVEVRAGGGAPEVQAQQIDFDATADSAVRGSLAIAGSILLPPAPEDGETSLLPPDLPRPLVQISSWIERFDQVGRAWALPSALAQTQNTDEEQNTDEEQNDAEDEYDPTVDRRVRLNIRAQDAQAPEIAAIVFSLFEDKPPITITKGDVSGNVVIDVLPNERPLVTGTGRVADGAVVVKGLPLPIESITGLGRFQGRSLALDPTSFSFGEVTATAQGLVDFIDGYALTGRVNPFTVAQISELFEFTTPVPVEGAFAATFNLTGPLGNPNVSANLASQGVTTLDRVQLAALGADISFSPEALVIDSFRAVPLEGGELVGSGRYTRGETGILTLTAQGRDLPGDALGRPYGLPEAITLGPVFLEAGISGPIDRLQGAASWRAPAGDYPARGDIAIAGNTLRFTDTFVQVGGGTISGDGVLANRVWNASLQARGIQVGRFTPRLDGVVSGSFDLAGDLRTPGLENIQGQGDAVVALTGGTLIGTAALSGGNWNTAFQARDVQLNQFLPEATGTASGDFQLAGSLADLSPEGIRGEGDAVFALAGGSVTGQGQLSNGAWNATVQGSNVQLGQFSPTLQGTAGGQFALSGDLNNLTLAGIRGQGDLQLSDGLATVAPRFPQLAAVQEPLIGTVAWSGSQLQIQEARSAGLLISGTVTPQLTGPGTPTLGSIDLALQAREFNLAALPVPNQVPVSGLASFDGRLSGSLANLNLVGDARLADLAVSNLRFEPLLAGPVAWSTAQGGDINLQGTQDTLQVTYADNRNLSFNIRAGESVAFGGVENSILRADVQQFPLDILNLPPGGIAGLGTVRGTVQTATVTGNLDQASLSGNVDISNLSLGYISLDRFRGQLAYADETLALTGGRFQVEEGEYLVTGRFSQRGEPQLVAEVTAQNAEIQDILTTLQFFELADFERGLRSPDWFRAYTPEEIATALPTSPTGDTTAPLWEQLRRLSELLELEDIIATQEEASPLPPLEELAGKFSGNLSISGSLPADFTVGFDLAGQNWTWGNTYQVDQILATGRYADGVLRLDPARFASNVATNEGELTPASLTLSGEIGLNAQDQTPRTLSAIAQNVPLSSLRQPLRLPPSIEGRLNADTALTGSLANPQLRGVLSLADATINNNPVQSAQARFIYQDARLNLESALVVDNPEDPLTLVASVPYRLPFAQQQALSPDLAIDINVRDEGIGLLNLFNREVAWESGQGTVNLTVRGRWGDGQAVPEIQTLAGFATFEEATVRAQILPEPLTNLNGQVRFEGDRIIVDQLAGQFSQGEVIARGALPLLNPIVSNFPAPIEGAELTPVEFPTAVDVSDVPLTVDAQNVRLNFKGIYDGRVDGRIQVGGSVFLFGTLINGPVVLSEGQLSLPDPTVADATTIAQTTATRTTQGNFQLPPPAFDDLELLLAENVRIAVGGVVDVAAEGGVTINGIFPAVRPEGRIRLPSGRISLVTTSFRLTGDDNYAEFRPNLGLDPYLRATLQTAVPASSGSTTLVQSSPFPRNEVPDFQGNRLGLNQGGIETVRIRAQVDGPASQVAQLRGVTLTSTPTRSEGEIVTLISGGFLTALESTLGSVGGTGDGFQGLIALAGTALLNNVQDLLGTALNLTELRLFSTTPPGGQGTGTALDFGGEVGFALSPTISLSVQKVFTNVTPAQFNVRYRINDQFLLRGTTSYENFRENSGLLLEYESRF; the protein is encoded by the coding sequence ATGACGAACCCCCAACAGTCTGAGCCAGAGCGCCCTACTAGGCGGAGACGGCGGCGCTTGATTAAAGTTGGCCTTACCCTTGGCTCAGTGCTGGTCTTGACTGGTGCGGGAGCCGTCTGGTGGGGCTGGATATTTTTGAATGAGCGGTTTTCTCCTTGGGCCTCGGCTGAGCTGTCTAAGGCGTTAAAGCGCCCGGTCAATGTTGGCGAGATCGAAGGGCTGACCTTTTCGGGAATTCGCATTGGCCCTTCTAGCATTCCCCCGATTCCTACTGAGACAGATTCGCTGGCCCTGGAATCGGTTGAGGTGCGCTTTAACCTGCTGGATTTACTGCGGCGAGAGCTTAATCTGGACGTGGTGCTGGAGAACGCTGAGGGCTACTTTGAGCAGAATGCTGAGCTGGAGTGGATTGACGTTGACTTTGAGACGCTGCAGCCAGAGCGGGACCGAGAGCCTATCATTGAAGTCAAACCGGGAACCATTGGGCTACGAGACAGTAGGCTTACCCTGACACCTTACAGCGAACCGGATCTGCCGAGGGTCACGGTGAGGCTGCAGAACGTTCAGGCCGACGTTGACTTTATTGCACCTGAGGTAGAGGTTCGGGCGGGGGGAGGCGCACCTGAGGTGCAGGCTCAGCAGATTGATTTTGATGCTACTGCCGATTCAGCAGTGCGGGGCAGCCTTGCGATCGCAGGCTCCATACTGCTGCCCCCGGCCCCTGAGGATGGGGAGACTAGCCTGTTGCCGCCCGATCTACCCCGCCCGCTGGTTCAGATCTCTTCATGGATTGAGCGCTTTGATCAGGTGGGGCGTGCCTGGGCGCTACCCTCAGCCCTAGCCCAGACGCAGAATACTGATGAAGAGCAGAATACTGATGAAGAGCAGAATGATGCTGAAGATGAGTACGATCCAACCGTTGATCGGCGGGTGCGGCTCAATATTCGGGCACAGGATGCCCAAGCGCCTGAAATTGCCGCCATTGTCTTTTCTCTGTTTGAAGACAAGCCCCCTATCACCATTACCAAGGGCGACGTCAGCGGTAATGTAGTGATCGATGTGCTGCCCAACGAGCGGCCCTTAGTGACTGGGACGGGTCGTGTGGCTGATGGGGCGGTCGTCGTCAAGGGACTACCGTTACCGATCGAAAGTATTACTGGACTGGGTCGCTTTCAGGGTCGTTCCCTAGCGCTCGATCCCACCAGTTTTAGCTTCGGTGAGGTGACGGCAACGGCCCAGGGTCTTGTTGACTTTATCGATGGCTATGCGCTGACAGGCCGGGTCAACCCCTTCACAGTGGCCCAGATTAGCGAGCTGTTTGAGTTCACAACGCCGGTGCCGGTTGAAGGGGCTTTTGCCGCTACCTTTAACCTGACTGGCCCCTTGGGCAACCCAAACGTGTCTGCCAACCTGGCTTCCCAAGGGGTGACTACCCTTGACCGGGTGCAGCTGGCGGCGCTAGGAGCAGATATTTCCTTTAGCCCTGAGGCCCTGGTGATCGACAGCTTCCGGGCCGTTCCGCTAGAGGGCGGCGAGCTGGTGGGCAGCGGTCGCTATACCCGTGGCGAAACCGGCATTTTGACCCTAACAGCCCAGGGGCGCGATCTGCCAGGAGATGCCCTGGGTCGGCCCTATGGTTTGCCCGAGGCGATTACCCTAGGGCCAGTCTTTTTAGAGGCTGGTATTTCTGGCCCCATTGATCGCCTGCAGGGGGCAGCCAGCTGGCGCGCTCCGGCAGGTGACTATCCAGCTCGGGGCGATATTGCGATCGCAGGCAACACCCTACGCTTCACAGATACCTTTGTCCAGGTAGGCGGCGGCACCATCAGCGGCGACGGCGTCTTGGCCAACAGAGTTTGGAACGCTTCACTTCAGGCTAGGGGCATTCAGGTAGGTCGCTTCACCCCCCGGCTAGATGGGGTTGTCTCTGGCAGCTTTGATCTGGCTGGCGACCTGCGTACCCCCGGCTTAGAGAATATCCAGGGGCAAGGTGATGCAGTGGTCGCCCTGACAGGTGGCACTCTGATCGGCACCGCAGCGCTGAGCGGCGGCAACTGGAATACGGCTTTCCAGGCTAGAGACGTGCAGCTCAACCAGTTTCTGCCAGAGGCCACCGGCACCGCCAGCGGTGACTTCCAGCTGGCGGGCAGCTTAGCCGATCTCAGCCCCGAAGGCATTCGCGGCGAGGGCGATGCAGTCTTTGCTCTAGCAGGCGGCAGCGTCACCGGTCAAGGCCAGCTCAGCAACGGTGCCTGGAACGCCACAGTCCAGGGAAGCAACGTGCAGCTCGGTCAGTTCTCCCCAACGCTCCAGGGAACAGCTGGCGGGCAGTTTGCCCTCTCTGGCGACCTCAATAACCTCACGCTAGCAGGCATTCGCGGTCAGGGCGACCTGCAGCTATCCGACGGTTTAGCTACCGTAGCACCCCGATTTCCCCAGCTCGCTGCAGTGCAAGAACCTCTCATCGGCACAGTCGCCTGGAGCGGCAGCCAGCTGCAGATTCAGGAAGCTCGCAGCGCTGGTCTGCTGATTAGCGGGACAGTTACACCACAGCTTACGGGTCCCGGCACCCCCACCCTCGGCAGCATAGACCTAGCTCTACAGGCGCGCGAGTTTAACCTAGCGGCTCTACCTGTGCCCAATCAGGTGCCAGTTAGCGGGCTAGCCAGCTTTGACGGACGCTTGAGCGGCAGCTTAGCTAACTTAAACCTGGTAGGCGATGCCCGTCTGGCAGATCTGGCGGTTAGCAACCTAAGATTTGAGCCGCTGCTGGCGGGCCCAGTAGCCTGGTCAACAGCCCAGGGAGGCGACATTAACCTACAGGGCACACAAGATACCCTGCAGGTGACCTACGCAGACAACCGCAATCTGTCCTTTAACATTCGAGCCGGAGAATCAGTAGCCTTTGGCGGCGTCGAAAACAGCATCTTGCGGGCTGACGTACAGCAGTTTCCCTTGGATATTCTCAACCTGCCGCCAGGCGGTATAGCTGGGCTCGGTACCGTGCGGGGCACCGTTCAAACCGCCACCGTTACAGGTAATCTCGATCAAGCTAGCCTGTCTGGCAACGTTGACATCAGCAATCTGAGCCTGGGCTACATCAGCCTGGATCGTTTCCGAGGTCAGTTGGCCTATGCCGACGAAACTCTGGCGCTAACTGGCGGCAGATTCCAAGTTGAAGAGGGCGAGTATCTAGTAACGGGTCGCTTTAGCCAGAGAGGCGAACCTCAGCTGGTGGCCGAGGTAACGGCTCAAAATGCTGAAATTCAGGACATCCTGACAACCCTGCAGTTCTTCGAGCTAGCAGACTTTGAGCGCGGCTTGCGATCGCCCGACTGGTTCCGTGCCTATACCCCTGAAGAAATTGCCACCGCTCTGCCCACCAGCCCCACCGGCGATACCACCGCCCCTCTGTGGGAGCAGCTGCGGCGCTTGTCTGAGCTGCTGGAATTAGAGGACATCATTGCCACACAAGAAGAAGCGTCTCCCCTGCCGCCTCTGGAAGAACTGGCGGGTAAGTTCTCAGGCAACCTGTCAATCTCAGGCTCTCTACCTGCAGACTTTACGGTTGGATTTGATCTAGCCGGACAAAACTGGACTTGGGGAAACACCTACCAAGTAGATCAGATACTCGCTACAGGGCGCTATGCCGATGGCGTTTTGAGACTCGACCCGGCACGGTTTGCGTCTAACGTGGCTACTAACGAAGGGGAACTCACACCAGCATCCCTCACCCTAAGCGGCGAGATTGGCCTCAACGCCCAAGACCAAACCCCTCGCACTCTCAGCGCCATTGCTCAAAATGTACCCTTGAGCAGCCTTCGCCAGCCCTTACGCCTACCCCCCAGCATCGAAGGGCGGCTGAATGCAGATACTGCCCTCACCGGTTCGCTGGCCAATCCTCAGCTGCGGGGTGTTCTTTCCCTCGCCGATGCCACGATTAACAACAACCCGGTTCAGTCTGCCCAGGCCCGGTTTATCTACCAAGATGCCCGCCTCAACTTAGAGAGCGCCTTGGTGGTAGACAACCCCGAAGATCCCCTCACTCTGGTCGCCAGTGTGCCCTACCGTCTGCCCTTTGCCCAGCAGCAGGCGCTTTCTCCCGACCTAGCCATCGACATCAATGTGCGGGACGAGGGCATTGGGCTGCTGAACTTGTTTAATCGAGAGGTCGCCTGGGAATCAGGTCAAGGCACCGTCAACCTAACCGTACGGGGCAGATGGGGAGACGGCCAAGCCGTCCCCGAGATCCAGACGTTGGCTGGATTTGCCACCTTTGAGGAGGCTACAGTACGCGCTCAAATCTTGCCCGAACCCCTGACCAACCTCAACGGACAAGTGCGCTTCGAGGGGGACCGAATCATTGTTGACCAGCTCGCCGGACAGTTTAGCCAGGGTGAAGTTATAGCCCGAGGAGCACTCCCTCTACTCAATCCAATCGTCAGCAATTTCCCTGCCCCAATCGAGGGAGCCGAGTTAACGCCTGTAGAGTTTCCGACGGCTGTCGACGTTTCTGATGTCCCTTTGACCGTAGATGCTCAAAATGTTCGGCTGAACTTCAAGGGTATTTACGATGGGCGGGTAGATGGCCGCATTCAGGTAGGCGGCAGCGTCTTCCTATTTGGCACACTGATCAATGGTCCTGTAGTGCTGTCTGAGGGCCAGCTATCGCTGCCTGACCCAACTGTGGCCGATGCAACGACGATAGCTCAAACAACAGCCACCCGAACGACCCAGGGAAATTTCCAGCTGCCGCCACCAGCCTTTGACGACCTAGAACTGCTGTTGGCTGAGAACGTTCGGATTGCAGTTGGCGGTGTGGTTGACGTGGCCGCTGAGGGTGGAGTGACCATTAATGGTATTTTCCCAGCCGTTCGGCCTGAAGGTCGAATTCGTCTACCCTCAGGCCGAATCAGCCTGGTTACCACTAGTTTTCGGCTGACAGGTGACGACAACTACGCCGAGTTCCGGCCAAATCTAGGGCTAGACCCCTACCTACGAGCGACGCTACAAACAGCAGTGCCTGCGAGTTCGGGTAGCACTACTTTGGTGCAGTCATCTCCCTTCCCTCGCAACGAAGTCCCAGACTTTCAGGGCAACCGCTTGGGGTTGAACCAGGGTGGCATTGAAACCGTGCGGATTCGGGCCCAGGTAGACGGTCCAGCCAGTCAGGTAGCCCAGCTCCGGGGTGTGACGCTGACCAGCACACCGACCCGTTCCGAGGGAGAGATCGTCACTCTCATCAGTGGCGGTTTCTTGACCGCACTGGAATCGACTTTAGGCAGTGTGGGCGGCACCGGAGACGGCTTCCAGGGCCTTATCGCACTGGCTGGAACGGCGCTGCTCAACAACGTTCAGGACCTCTTGGGTACAGCTCTGAACCTGACAGAGCTACGGCTATTTTCAACCACACCGCCTGGGGGACAAGGCACCGGCACGGCGCTGGACTTTGGGGGAGAAGTTGGCTTTGCTCTTTCTCCCACCATTTCACTCTCGGTTCAGAAGGTTTTTACCAACGTTACCCCGGCTCAGTTTAATGTGCGCTACCGCATCAACGACCAGTTCCTATTGCGGGGAACCACCAGCTACGAAAACTTCCGGGAAAACTCTGGGTTACTGTTAGAGTATGAATCGCGCTTTTAG
- a CDS encoding ligase-associated DNA damage response exonuclease yields the protein MPLITVRSEGLYCEAGNFFIDPWQPVETALITHAHSDHARSGSERYVATSISKGILKKRLGENLALQGVTYGEKLKLGNTWVSFHSAGHVLGSAQIRVELGDEVWVVSGDYKRCADPSCTPFEVVPCSTFITEATFGLPLYRWESGTETARQIYEWWQGDPSRPSILFCYAFGKAQRVLSELTQFTDRPVYVHGAIQTLTEVYRQAGVRMLPTIPTSEMPRSHSYQGDLVLSPPSGHRSTWMKRFERPQTAFASGWMAVRGARRRRGYERGFVLSDHADWPSLIQTVKQTGAKTVYVTHGQTEILSRYLQEVCQINALPLETLFEGEGDI from the coding sequence ATGCCTCTGATTACTGTCCGTTCGGAAGGGCTCTACTGCGAGGCCGGAAACTTTTTTATTGATCCCTGGCAGCCTGTAGAGACAGCCCTAATCACTCACGCCCACTCAGACCACGCCCGTTCTGGTTCAGAACGATATGTGGCTACCAGCATTTCTAAAGGAATCTTAAAGAAGCGGCTGGGGGAAAATCTAGCGCTGCAGGGCGTAACCTACGGCGAAAAGCTGAAGCTGGGCAACACCTGGGTCTCTTTTCATTCAGCGGGGCATGTGCTGGGGTCGGCTCAGATTCGGGTAGAGTTGGGCGACGAAGTTTGGGTTGTGTCGGGTGATTACAAGCGCTGCGCCGATCCGTCCTGCACGCCGTTTGAGGTAGTTCCCTGCAGCACCTTTATTACCGAGGCGACCTTTGGTCTACCCCTTTACCGCTGGGAATCCGGAACCGAAACAGCCCGACAAATCTATGAGTGGTGGCAGGGGGACCCTAGTCGGCCCTCTATCTTGTTTTGCTATGCCTTTGGCAAAGCTCAACGCGTTTTAAGCGAGTTAACCCAGTTCACTGACCGCCCCGTGTACGTTCACGGCGCGATTCAGACTCTGACCGAGGTTTACCGACAGGCCGGAGTCCGGATGCTGCCTACCATTCCAACTTCAGAAATGCCGCGCTCCCACAGTTACCAGGGAGACTTAGTGCTGTCGCCGCCTTCAGGCCACCGCTCTACTTGGATGAAGCGGTTTGAGCGGCCTCAGACAGCTTTTGCCTCTGGGTGGATGGCCGTGCGGGGAGCCCGTCGCCGCCGAGGCTACGAACGAGGCTTTGTGCTTTCTGACCATGCCGACTGGCCTAGCCTGATTCAGACCGTGAAGCAGACTGGAGCTAAGACTGTCTACGTGACCCACGGTCAAACTGAAATTCTCTCTCGCTACCTGCAGGAAGTTTGCCAGATCAATGCGCTACCGCTGGAAACGCTGTTTGAGGGAGAGGGGGATATTTAG